From a single Ensifer adhaerens genomic region:
- a CDS encoding TRAP-type C4-dicarboxylate transport system, small permease component, which yields MQKSPAIVRLLERYFLLLLIIAILSLVVMMGITVANVFMRYMFNAPIVGAYDLVEICLTISVYLALPAVIFEGQPVVIDLIDGLVSPRAVKVMKMIANTAGIVILCFIFWAMLKPAHDAYIYGDVKPEFGFPVWIVWSFALFGVLNSILSAAAAVIWPDATASSQAGQDSVL from the coding sequence ATGCAAAAGTCACCGGCGATTGTGCGCCTGCTGGAGCGCTATTTCCTATTGCTCCTGATCATTGCCATCCTGTCGCTCGTCGTCATGATGGGGATTACGGTTGCAAATGTCTTCATGCGCTATATGTTCAACGCGCCCATCGTGGGTGCCTATGACCTGGTGGAGATTTGCCTGACGATCAGTGTCTACCTGGCCTTGCCTGCCGTCATTTTCGAAGGGCAGCCGGTGGTGATCGACCTCATCGACGGTCTTGTCAGCCCCAGGGCCGTCAAGGTCATGAAAATGATCGCCAATACTGCAGGCATTGTCATCCTTTGCTTCATCTTCTGGGCGATGCTGAAGCCGGCCCATGACGCCTATATCTATGGTGATGTCAAACCGGAATTCGGCTTCCCCGTCTGGATCGTCTGGAGCTTCGCGCTCTTCGGTGTCCTCAACAGCATTCTCTCGGCCGCGGCCGCAGTCATCTGGCCCGACGCAACGGCGTCCTCGCAGGCCGGTCAGGATAGTGTATTATGA
- a CDS encoding TRAP-type C4-dicarboxylate transport system, substrate-binding protein encodes MNTRILRSMLTAAVLAVGISPAVAQTTLKVSSFLPPNNAWQKELEAWGAELKEKSKGELNLEIFPAGQLGPPNRQFEMAANKIVDIAIVLHSATPGRFPVTEIAGLPLTFPSAGKTSEIMSKRLTELAPEYLAAEHPNTKILWMAVTPPLKLHTTKKEIKSVDDIKGLRVRYAGTVFKDMLTAFGAAPLPIPPAETVDSLSKGIADGAMFPYEATKSFNIGSVAKHSLEPGLASATFALVMNKATFDGLSKEDQKLIEETTGPDRAATFGKLWDASEAEGRQYMIDNKVEITTLTDDQLAPFKKAVEPIVTKAVSAVDAAGKPGSAFLAAYTK; translated from the coding sequence ATGAACACTAGAATTCTTCGAAGCATGCTGACGGCTGCGGTCTTGGCAGTCGGAATTTCGCCGGCCGTCGCGCAGACGACCCTGAAGGTCTCGAGCTTCCTGCCACCGAACAATGCATGGCAGAAAGAACTGGAGGCCTGGGGCGCCGAACTGAAGGAGAAATCCAAGGGGGAGCTCAACCTTGAAATCTTCCCGGCCGGTCAGCTTGGCCCGCCGAACCGTCAGTTCGAAATGGCCGCCAACAAGATCGTTGACATCGCGATCGTCCTGCACAGCGCCACCCCCGGCCGTTTTCCGGTGACCGAAATCGCCGGTCTGCCGCTGACCTTCCCGTCGGCCGGCAAGACCAGCGAGATCATGTCGAAGCGGCTGACGGAACTGGCGCCCGAATATCTCGCCGCGGAGCATCCCAACACCAAGATCCTCTGGATGGCCGTGACGCCGCCCTTGAAGCTCCACACGACAAAAAAGGAGATCAAGAGCGTCGACGATATCAAGGGCCTTCGCGTGCGTTACGCCGGCACTGTCTTCAAGGACATGCTGACAGCCTTCGGCGCGGCGCCACTGCCGATCCCGCCGGCGGAAACCGTGGATTCGCTTTCCAAAGGCATCGCCGACGGCGCCATGTTCCCCTATGAGGCAACCAAGTCGTTCAATATCGGCTCTGTCGCCAAGCATTCGCTTGAACCGGGTCTGGCGTCTGCCACCTTTGCCCTGGTGATGAACAAGGCAACGTTCGACGGACTGAGCAAGGAGGACCAGAAGCTGATCGAAGAGACGACGGGCCCGGATCGTGCCGCCACCTTCGGCAAGCTCTGGGATGCCAGCGAAGCGGAAGGCCGTCAATATATGATCGACAACAAGGTCGAGATCACGACCCTGACCGACGATCAGCTGGCACCGTTCAAGAAGGCGGTCGAGCCCATCGTCACCAAGGCGGTGTCGGCGGTCGATGCCGCTGGCAAGCCCGGAAGCGCGTTCCTCGCAGCTTACACGAAATGA
- a CDS encoding 2-keto-4-pentenoate hydratase/2-oxohepta-3-ene-1,7-dioic acid hydratase (catechol pathway) gives MKLATVAVDGRTTWGVVENDTFFDVGAALTSRYADLKAAVAANLAGVAEAKGAAASLPVSALTWLPVIPNPDKILCVGLNYEEHRRETGRSVVENPTIFARFFNSQTGHLAPIVKPKVSGDLDYEGELAIIIGKPGRYISREDALSYVAAYSIYNDGSIRDYQRHTHQFTPGKNFPDTGAFGPWMMTPDELGPLEQLRIQTRLNGQVVQDATFDMMIFDVARIIEYCSQFTRLEPGDVIATGTPGGVGAKRNPPLWMRPGDTVEVEIEKLGILRNPISEER, from the coding sequence ATGAAGCTTGCAACCGTTGCGGTGGACGGACGCACAACCTGGGGCGTCGTCGAAAACGACACCTTCTTTGACGTCGGTGCGGCGCTCACCTCGCGCTATGCCGATCTGAAGGCGGCTGTCGCTGCAAACCTCGCAGGCGTCGCGGAGGCCAAAGGCGCGGCCGCCAGCCTTCCCGTTTCGGCCCTGACATGGCTACCTGTCATTCCGAACCCAGACAAGATCCTTTGCGTCGGCCTGAATTACGAAGAGCACCGGCGGGAAACCGGCCGCAGTGTCGTCGAAAACCCGACGATCTTTGCCCGCTTTTTCAACAGCCAGACGGGCCACCTCGCCCCGATCGTGAAGCCAAAGGTTTCTGGCGATCTCGATTACGAAGGCGAGCTCGCCATCATCATCGGCAAGCCGGGTCGCTATATCTCACGCGAAGACGCCCTGTCGTATGTCGCTGCCTACTCGATCTACAACGACGGCAGCATTCGCGACTACCAGCGCCATACGCATCAGTTCACCCCCGGCAAGAACTTCCCCGACACCGGTGCCTTTGGTCCCTGGATGATGACACCGGATGAGCTCGGCCCGCTTGAGCAGCTGCGCATCCAGACCCGCCTGAATGGCCAAGTCGTGCAGGATGCAACCTTTGATATGATGATCTTCGACGTTGCCCGCATCATTGAATATTGCTCGCAATTCACGCGCCTTGAGCCGGGCGACGTGATCGCCACCGGCACGCCGGGAGGCGTCGGCGCCAAGCGCAATCCGCCACTTTGGATGCGTCCTGGCGATACCGTCGAAGTCGAAATCGAAAAGCTCGGTATTTTGCGTAACCCGATCAGCGAGGAGCGTTGA
- a CDS encoding 3-(3-hydroxy-phenyl)propionate hydroxylase, producing MQDQTISASEFDVLVVGFGPAGAIAAGMLGRLGHRTLVIDKLTGIYDKPRAIALDHEILRHFDNMGIAEAVMPHIAPFTASEHFGADGQLIRRIDMVPAPYPLGYTPSMVFTQPPVEAIMRRHAESFDNVTVELGVEMMDIRQLDDKIIAELKNADGSTRKVSARYAIGCDGASSRVRDFAGIRLEDLIFDEPWLVVDVQVHESGLEKLPKNSAQFCNPARPTSFVIGPKNHRRWEIMLLPGENPREMENPENVWKLLSPWLTPQDGDLWRAASYRFHALVADKWRNGRIFIAGDAAHQQPPFIGQGMCQGLRDVTNLIWKLDRVMRGRSPGSLLDTYGRERKRHVEELTGRIKAIGETICILDPEAAAARDARILAEGGGTPPTYTRQEIVPPLREGVLAAEDVPARGTLFPQPAIAVNGSGKLLDKVAGTGWRLILDGRSKEIDAGGDAALHDKIGLTVTKIHPAGNGSGDGLEEKDSVMADWFDRHGVSAVLVRPDHYVFGAARNTADLKLRLAELANSL from the coding sequence ATGCAAGACCAAACGATTTCAGCCAGCGAATTTGATGTTCTTGTCGTCGGCTTCGGCCCGGCAGGCGCGATCGCCGCGGGCATGCTTGGCCGATTGGGGCACCGCACCCTCGTCATCGACAAGCTGACCGGTATCTACGACAAGCCACGTGCCATCGCCCTCGATCACGAAATTCTGCGCCATTTCGACAATATGGGCATTGCAGAGGCGGTCATGCCTCATATCGCTCCTTTCACGGCATCCGAACATTTCGGTGCCGATGGCCAGCTCATCAGACGCATCGACATGGTACCGGCGCCCTATCCCCTCGGCTACACGCCGAGCATGGTCTTCACGCAGCCGCCGGTCGAAGCGATCATGCGCCGCCATGCGGAAAGCTTCGACAACGTCACGGTCGAGCTCGGCGTCGAGATGATGGACATTCGTCAGTTGGACGACAAGATCATCGCGGAGCTGAAGAATGCGGACGGGTCGACGCGCAAGGTCAGCGCCCGCTATGCCATCGGCTGCGACGGTGCGTCGAGCCGGGTGCGCGACTTCGCCGGCATCCGCCTTGAGGATCTGATCTTCGATGAACCCTGGCTGGTTGTCGATGTCCAGGTCCATGAAAGCGGGCTGGAGAAGCTTCCGAAGAATTCGGCGCAATTTTGCAACCCGGCGCGTCCCACGAGCTTCGTCATCGGCCCCAAGAACCATCGCCGATGGGAAATCATGCTGTTGCCTGGTGAAAACCCACGCGAAATGGAGAATCCGGAAAACGTCTGGAAACTGCTGTCACCCTGGCTGACGCCGCAGGACGGCGATCTCTGGCGTGCCGCGTCCTATCGGTTCCATGCGCTGGTTGCCGACAAGTGGCGCAACGGTCGCATCTTCATTGCGGGCGACGCGGCCCACCAGCAACCGCCCTTCATCGGCCAGGGCATGTGCCAGGGTCTGCGGGACGTGACGAACCTGATCTGGAAGCTCGACAGGGTCATGCGTGGACGCTCGCCGGGCAGCCTTCTCGACACCTATGGACGGGAGCGGAAGCGCCATGTCGAGGAACTGACAGGCCGCATCAAGGCGATCGGCGAGACGATCTGTATCCTCGATCCGGAAGCGGCTGCGGCCCGCGACGCTCGCATCCTGGCCGAGGGCGGTGGGACGCCCCCGACCTATACGCGCCAGGAAATCGTACCGCCGCTGCGCGAGGGCGTCTTGGCCGCAGAGGACGTCCCTGCCCGCGGCACCCTCTTTCCGCAGCCGGCCATTGCAGTCAATGGCTCGGGCAAGCTGCTCGACAAGGTTGCCGGAACCGGGTGGCGCCTGATCCTGGACGGACGCAGCAAGGAAATCGATGCCGGCGGTGATGCTGCCCTGCACGACAAGATCGGCCTAACGGTGACGAAAATTCACCCTGCAGGAAACGGTTCCGGTGACGGGCTTGAAGAGAAGGACAGCGTCATGGCCGACTGGTTCGACCGACACGGCGTCAGCGCCGTCCTCGTGCGTCCCGACCACTACGTCTTTGGCGCTGCGCGCAACACAGCAGACCTGAAACTTCGGCTGGCCGAACTGGCCAACAGCCTCTGA
- a CDS encoding catechol 2,3-dioxygenase — protein MSDFPITALRSVEISTPDIETSVAFYTKVWGLEIAARQNDKVFLSASGDDFHVLELKPGPEAALRKITFRVRSESDLDRLERDLVANGATLLKTMGLADAPSGGQRIVIREPQGSTIEFVHGDTRKESRLVPNRPLRLAHVNINSAAIEDLSSFYQKALGFQLTDRSKMMAFLRCNDDHHAVVLAEAPVNGLNHIAFLLPDLESVMRGSGDVKDAGYPIGWGVGRHGPGDNVFAYFVDPSGVVVEYTAEVLQVDDTYRVGGPADWVWRPGRTDHWGIAPPKSEECKKAQVSVPFFAG, from the coding sequence ATGTCTGACTTTCCCATCACTGCGCTGAGGAGCGTCGAGATTTCGACCCCGGACATCGAAACGTCCGTGGCCTTCTACACGAAGGTCTGGGGCCTCGAGATCGCCGCAAGGCAGAACGACAAGGTCTTCCTCTCCGCCAGTGGTGATGATTTCCATGTGCTGGAACTCAAGCCCGGCCCCGAGGCCGCTTTGCGCAAGATCACCTTCCGGGTTCGCTCCGAGAGCGATCTCGACCGCCTCGAACGGGACCTGGTGGCAAACGGGGCAACGCTGCTGAAGACAATGGGGCTGGCGGATGCGCCGTCGGGCGGTCAGCGCATCGTCATCCGCGAGCCGCAGGGATCGACGATCGAATTCGTCCATGGGGACACGCGCAAGGAATCTAGGCTCGTCCCGAACAGGCCGTTGCGCCTCGCCCATGTCAATATCAACAGCGCGGCGATCGAGGACCTGTCGAGCTTTTATCAGAAGGCACTTGGCTTCCAGCTGACCGACCGGTCCAAGATGATGGCTTTCCTGCGCTGCAACGACGACCACCACGCCGTTGTGCTGGCGGAAGCGCCGGTGAACGGACTCAATCACATCGCCTTTCTGCTTCCCGATCTCGAATCGGTGATGCGCGGCTCCGGCGACGTCAAGGACGCCGGCTATCCGATCGGCTGGGGGGTGGGCCGGCACGGTCCCGGAGACAACGTGTTTGCCTATTTCGTCGATCCGAGCGGTGTCGTCGTCGAGTACACGGCCGAGGTTCTCCAGGTCGATGACACCTACCGGGTGGGCGGCCCCGCCGATTGGGTCTGGCGGCCGGGCCGGACCGATCATTGGGGCATTGCGCCGCCCAAGAGCGAAGAATGCAAGAAAGCCCAGGTTTCAGTTCCGTTTTTTGCGGGCTGA
- a CDS encoding aminocarboxymuconate-semialdehyde decarboxylase, with amino-acid sequence MASKQERVSKLSLRGCACGAIDTHCHVVPFDFPAYAGATPPKSLPSMVPADGCHRTVVIDGKNYRTVNDGCWSVERRLEDMERMGVAVQALSPMPELFSYWMDAAQANDLLRHINDTIAAMVEKGKGRFVGLGAVPLQDIDRAIAELRRLVLDCGFCGVEIGSNVNGLAIGHPQFLPFFEEAERLGAAIFVHAVRPAGMDRLVGPPPLQQVLAYPTDIGLAAASCLTSNLLLKLPRLRIAFSHGGGTLASLLPRLREGWKIFPALRDAVEEDPGEQARRFWYDALVYNEPTLRHLADVFGEDRLMIGTDYPFNFHERAPLARLEAAFDSLERQEKIASRNAAAFLNLAEVSNV; translated from the coding sequence TTGGCGAGCAAGCAGGAACGGGTATCCAAGTTGAGTCTGCGCGGCTGCGCATGCGGGGCCATCGACACCCATTGCCATGTCGTTCCCTTTGACTTTCCCGCCTATGCCGGTGCGACCCCACCGAAGTCATTGCCCTCGATGGTCCCCGCCGACGGATGCCATCGCACTGTCGTCATTGACGGGAAGAACTATCGAACGGTGAACGATGGCTGCTGGTCGGTCGAGCGGCGGCTCGAGGACATGGAGCGGATGGGCGTAGCCGTCCAGGCGCTCTCACCCATGCCGGAACTGTTCAGCTACTGGATGGATGCAGCCCAGGCGAACGACCTCCTGCGCCACATCAACGACACGATTGCCGCGATGGTCGAAAAGGGAAAAGGACGCTTCGTCGGACTCGGCGCCGTTCCCCTGCAGGACATTGATCGCGCCATCGCAGAGCTGCGACGCCTCGTTCTCGACTGCGGCTTTTGCGGTGTCGAGATCGGCAGCAATGTCAACGGGCTCGCCATTGGCCATCCGCAGTTCCTTCCCTTTTTCGAGGAGGCCGAGCGGCTGGGAGCGGCAATCTTTGTCCATGCTGTGCGACCTGCCGGGATGGACCGTCTCGTGGGCCCGCCTCCCCTGCAGCAGGTCCTGGCCTATCCGACGGATATCGGCCTTGCGGCCGCGTCCTGCCTCACCTCCAACCTGCTGTTGAAATTGCCCAGGCTGCGCATCGCCTTCAGCCACGGTGGCGGAACGCTTGCCAGCCTGCTGCCACGCCTTCGCGAGGGCTGGAAGATCTTCCCGGCGCTTCGCGACGCGGTCGAAGAGGACCCTGGCGAGCAGGCGCGCCGCTTCTGGTATGACGCGCTCGTCTATAATGAGCCGACGTTGCGCCATCTGGCCGATGTCTTCGGTGAAGACCGGCTGATGATTGGCACGGATTATCCCTTCAACTTCCATGAACGTGCGCCATTGGCGCGGCTCGAGGCTGCTTTCGACAGTCTTGAACGTCAGGAAAAGATCGCCAGCCGCAACGCGGCGGCGTTCCTCAATCTCGCCGAGGTATCGAATGTCTGA
- a CDS encoding DNA-binding transcriptional regulator, GntR family: protein MYKTAATFSAVTMDHDLIERPAPAPQTQATNIYERLKADILSADLEPGRKLQLKFLIERYETGQTPLREALNRLASEELVIGREQRGFFVKPISLEELSELTKTRCWVETIALQQSIANATVEWEEALLIAHHRLERTPRSLNPEQFQDNPEWERLHRRFHATLIGNCDSRPLLAFCSQLADRLYRYRALSIRKAFRVRKVTSEHKDMLTATIEHRTADAVAMLQRHYQRTAEIIQSDLAQKDGLQD, encoded by the coding sequence GTGTATAAAACAGCTGCAACATTTTCAGCGGTTACCATGGATCACGATCTCATCGAGCGCCCCGCGCCGGCGCCCCAGACGCAGGCGACAAACATTTACGAGCGTCTGAAGGCCGACATTCTGTCAGCAGATCTGGAGCCGGGTCGGAAACTGCAGCTCAAGTTCCTGATCGAGCGTTATGAAACCGGGCAGACGCCGCTTCGCGAAGCGCTGAACCGGCTGGCAAGCGAGGAGCTTGTCATCGGGCGAGAGCAGCGCGGCTTCTTCGTCAAGCCGATCAGCCTTGAGGAGTTGAGCGAATTGACGAAGACGCGCTGCTGGGTGGAGACCATCGCCCTGCAGCAGTCGATCGCCAACGCCACCGTGGAATGGGAAGAAGCTCTGCTGATTGCCCATCACAGGCTGGAGCGAACGCCACGTTCGCTCAATCCGGAGCAGTTCCAGGACAATCCGGAATGGGAGCGCCTGCATCGGCGCTTTCATGCAACTTTGATCGGAAACTGCGATTCGAGACCGCTGCTGGCCTTTTGCAGCCAGCTTGCCGATCGGCTTTATCGCTATCGGGCGCTGTCGATTCGCAAGGCCTTCCGCGTGCGCAAGGTGACAAGCGAGCACAAGGACATGCTGACGGCAACAATCGAGCACCGGACGGCCGACGCCGTTGCAATGCTTCAGCGTCATTACCAGCGAACCGCTGAAATCATCCAGTCCGATCTCGCCCAAAAGGATGGCTTGCAGGATTGA
- a CDS encoding DNA-binding transcriptional regulator, GntR family — protein MLNSNAPEASRGDPPASLRQAAYDRIEDLLNAGVLKPGHVVSQRELVEKTGMTLGAVREAIPRLEAEGLLQTLPKRGLMVPSLEVGFVRDAYQLRMIIELAAVPQSPKYLPEGQIDAWIAFHEEAAVELGAGAGLDAANRVQRLDWIMHGAIVAATGNKLMDNVHRVTAIKIRMAVQSRIRVTPDNATRVIAEHLVFLRALRDGDLETAKSALAKHIDNSMTIALGGSV, from the coding sequence GTGCTCAATTCGAATGCGCCAGAAGCAAGCAGGGGCGATCCACCAGCATCCCTTCGCCAGGCGGCCTACGACCGGATCGAGGACCTGTTGAATGCAGGCGTGCTGAAGCCTGGACACGTGGTCTCCCAGCGCGAGCTTGTTGAAAAGACGGGCATGACCCTCGGTGCGGTGCGTGAAGCCATACCACGGCTGGAAGCGGAGGGGCTGCTGCAGACGCTGCCGAAGCGCGGGCTCATGGTTCCCAGCCTGGAGGTTGGCTTCGTTCGCGATGCTTATCAGCTACGCATGATCATCGAACTTGCTGCGGTGCCTCAATCGCCGAAGTACCTGCCCGAGGGCCAGATCGATGCGTGGATTGCATTTCACGAAGAAGCAGCGGTCGAACTGGGGGCAGGGGCAGGGCTTGACGCCGCCAATCGGGTGCAGAGGCTAGACTGGATCATGCATGGCGCGATTGTCGCGGCCACTGGCAACAAGTTGATGGACAATGTCCACCGCGTGACGGCTATCAAGATACGCATGGCCGTTCAGTCGCGTATCCGCGTCACCCCCGACAATGCGACCCGTGTCATCGCGGAACATCTCGTCTTTCTTCGCGCATTGCGCGACGGCGACCTCGAAACCGCAAAAAGTGCGCTTGCGAAACATATCGACAATTCCATGACGATCGCGCTCGGCGGTAGCGTATGA
- a CDS encoding tripartite ATP-independent transporter solute receptor, DctP family yields the protein MTQTFTRRNVLALTAAAVTLPLVGRSGYAADKPLLRLSTPASETDQRSVALAQKFAPAVADFATFEPHWNATLFKQGTELEAISRGNLEMSITSAQELAVFFPEFSIFSAGYVHKDAAHQVKVFNDPLMDPLKKKVEDELGVKLLTVMYLGRRQLNLRKPKSDLNVMKPEDLKGVTLRMPGTDAWQFLGKSLGANPVPMAFTEIYTGLQTGAIDAQDNPLPTVVDAKFYEVTKQICLTSHLVDLNYLAISKKVFDGFSADQQKAIQKAADDAAEFGRQNQLKKEDDLVAFLKGKGLDVYEPDLKAFREHVQKAFLASSFAKSWPAGMLDKINALAA from the coding sequence ATGACACAGACTTTCACCCGCCGTAACGTTCTTGCGTTAACGGCCGCCGCGGTAACTCTGCCACTCGTTGGACGTTCGGGATATGCGGCGGACAAGCCGCTCCTTCGGCTATCGACGCCGGCCTCGGAGACTGACCAGCGTTCCGTTGCGCTGGCGCAGAAGTTTGCCCCGGCCGTGGCCGACTTCGCGACTTTCGAGCCGCACTGGAATGCCACCCTCTTCAAGCAGGGCACCGAGCTTGAGGCGATTTCCCGTGGCAATCTCGAAATGTCGATTACCTCGGCGCAGGAGCTTGCCGTCTTTTTCCCGGAATTCTCGATCTTCTCCGCCGGTTATGTCCACAAGGATGCAGCCCATCAGGTCAAGGTCTTCAACGATCCTCTGATGGACCCGCTGAAGAAGAAGGTCGAGGACGAACTCGGTGTGAAGCTGTTGACGGTCATGTATCTCGGCCGCCGCCAGCTCAATCTGCGCAAGCCGAAGTCAGACCTCAACGTGATGAAGCCGGAGGACCTGAAGGGTGTGACGCTGCGCATGCCGGGGACCGACGCATGGCAGTTTCTCGGCAAGTCGCTCGGCGCCAATCCGGTGCCGATGGCCTTCACCGAAATCTATACCGGCCTGCAGACCGGCGCCATCGACGCGCAGGACAACCCCTTGCCAACCGTGGTCGATGCCAAGTTCTACGAAGTCACCAAACAGATCTGCCTGACATCCCACCTCGTCGACCTGAACTACCTGGCAATATCCAAGAAGGTGTTTGACGGCTTCTCGGCGGACCAGCAGAAGGCAATCCAGAAGGCTGCCGACGACGCCGCCGAATTTGGCCGGCAGAACCAGTTGAAGAAGGAGGACGATCTGGTCGCCTTCCTCAAGGGCAAGGGCCTCGATGTCTACGAACCGGATCTCAAGGCCTTCCGCGAGCACGTCCAGAAAGCGTTCCTCGCGAGCAGCTTTGCCAAGTCGTGGCCAGCCGGCATGCTCGACAAGATCAACGCCCTCGCTGCGTGA
- a CDS encoding Tripartite ATP-independent transporter, DctQ component: protein MNRFVLRLRQVAEALSALMMTALFATFLLQIFSRYVMDEPFGWTLELCLILWVWIVFFGAAFILRSQDHITFDLLYLAVPAGPRRVMAAVSALVVAGALLWSLLPTWDWVSFLRIKKSATLHIPMRDIYIVYPLFVVAVAATYLWRIWTLLRHGVEEDRKKEDAA, encoded by the coding sequence ATGAACCGCTTCGTCCTGAGACTGAGGCAGGTGGCGGAAGCTTTGAGCGCGCTGATGATGACGGCGCTTTTCGCGACCTTTCTACTGCAGATATTTTCCCGCTATGTGATGGACGAGCCCTTCGGCTGGACGCTTGAGCTCTGCCTGATCCTATGGGTCTGGATCGTCTTCTTCGGCGCTGCCTTCATTCTACGGTCTCAAGATCACATTACCTTTGATCTTCTCTATCTCGCGGTCCCGGCAGGTCCACGCCGGGTCATGGCTGCCGTTTCCGCCCTGGTGGTCGCGGGCGCCCTCCTCTGGTCGCTTCTGCCCACCTGGGACTGGGTAAGCTTCCTCAGAATCAAGAAGAGCGCGACGCTGCATATTCCGATGCGCGACATCTACATCGTCTATCCCCTTTTTGTGGTCGCTGTCGCCGCCACCTACCTCTGGCGGATTTGGACATTGCTGCGCCACGGGGTCGAAGAAGACCGGAAAAAGGAGGATGCGGCGTGA